One stretch of Acidobacteriota bacterium DNA includes these proteins:
- a CDS encoding metallophosphoesterase family protein, whose translation MRFLILTDIHANLEALEAVLERARGRFDQVICCGDLVGYGPDPNEVIEAVRQLDPALMVRGNHDKAAVGLTDLSLFNPLARSAALWTQAQLSEENRRYLQAMTRGPVKGDGFTVAHGSLLDEDQYLLNLEDALQSLSLAAHRLTFFGHTHVQGGFAWFKERRAGPLDPGLRKGAAESRLVLDSENRYLINPGSVGQPRDDDRRAAFAVYDQAKALVSYLRVEYPVGRTQKKMREAGLPSYLADRLRQGW comes from the coding sequence TTGCGATTTCTGATCCTGACAGACATCCACGCCAACCTGGAGGCGCTCGAGGCGGTCCTGGAGAGGGCCCGGGGGCGGTTTGACCAGGTGATTTGCTGCGGCGACCTGGTGGGCTACGGCCCCGATCCCAACGAGGTGATCGAGGCGGTGCGGCAACTGGATCCGGCGTTGATGGTTCGAGGCAATCACGACAAGGCCGCGGTGGGATTGACCGATCTCTCCTTGTTCAACCCCCTGGCCAGAAGCGCGGCCCTCTGGACCCAGGCTCAACTATCGGAAGAGAATCGGCGCTATTTGCAGGCGATGACCCGCGGACCGGTAAAGGGAGACGGATTCACGGTGGCTCACGGGTCCTTGCTGGACGAGGATCAGTACCTGTTGAATCTCGAGGACGCCCTGCAGAGCCTGAGCCTGGCGGCCCACCGGTTGACCTTCTTCGGGCACACCCACGTTCAGGGTGGATTCGCCTGGTTCAAGGAACGCCGGGCGGGGCCGTTGGATCCCGGACTTCGAAAGGGAGCTGCTGAGAGCCGGCTGGTGCTCGATTCGGAGAACCGGTACCTGATCAACCCCGGGTCGGTGGGTCAGCCCAGGGACGATGACCGGCGGGCGGCCTTTGCGGTCTATGATCAGGCGAAGGCGCTGGTTTCCTACCTGAGGGTGGAGTATCCGGTCGGGCGCACCCAGAAAAAGATGAGAGAGGCCGGTCTGCCGTCCTACCTGGCCGACCGCCTGAGACAGGGCTGGTAG